The Clavelina lepadiformis chromosome 1, kaClaLepa1.1, whole genome shotgun sequence genome segment TTATGTGTGAAAGTTGTCATCAATAAACTTGGTATAAAAATATGAGtaattataaaagttttatacCTGAGAGTGGTGATGGAAATGCTTACATCAAGAGAGAGTATGTCATGTTTTCAGTTTagtttagttaattttttttatctgaGAACTAAATctgatattattattttgaaccAATGGTGcacttaaaaatttagttcTAGCATAGTTTGttaacaataaataattaaaacaggTGTATATACTACTGAAAAGTTATAAGTAATACCATTTATGCCGTATCGTTCAATGAGTATGTAGTTTTAAACTCCTTCTTTTGATCAAGTTTTATGGGCAAGATGAACATTTGCacacaaagtttttctttatacGTTTTGCAATTATAGGTTTGTTTTAGCAAAGAAAGGTGGCAATGAAAGGAAAAATGTTACAGGAGAAATTTTGTCTGTTGTAAGTCATTGCTTTGCTTTACTGTGCTTAAATGTGACTATATAATGTGACTATATTATTGCAGGTTAATATCATTACAAAGCAATTGGTATTATTGCTGTGTTTGTTAATGATGCTTGTAAATATTCTGTTTGTCGATTATGGCAACATAACTTCCAGAATGATATTGCTTAAACAATTACTGATTTTATTAGGAAAGTGAAAACATCAATGCCACTAAATTGGAAAGCAAACATACAAAAGCTCGCGGACAAAACAAACGCAGACCTCGGCCGCAGAAAGAAAAGCTTGAGGAAAAACTGTGTCCAAGTAAGGTAAGGGGCTGTCATATTTTGCATAATTGCTTGCCATCACCTTTAATAGCAACAGATAGTGATTTTTGATTCAAAGATTACTGATGAAGGAACGTGTACTTTTGGTGACAAATGCAAATATCTTCATGACATATCAGATTACATGAAAATCaaaccttctgatcttggaGAAGACTGTTTTTCATACAGAAAGTATGGATTTTGCAATTATAGCTATGCTTGTCGATTTGCTGGTGACCATGTTGAATACAATCCTGAAAACGGTAAATACATTATGTTGTACCAACTTAAAATGCCACTGTTCTTTTTTTGACAAGGACAAGATGATCACATTGCACAATTATTATTGAATGTTTTCATTAGGATACAGCAATGTAGTGGATGAAGATATGAAGTCTACGCAGTATGTTCCTGTAAAGAATGTGCTGTCAAGGGATTTACAACTAAGCTTACGGAAACGCAAAGTTGGTTTCAACCGGACAGAAACTGCATTAAAAGGCATTTCTCTTAAGCAAGAGAAAAGGCGGAAGTGTGCCAAGGATGAAAGTAATGACATAGACAACGATGACCAAAAAACTGGGACTTTGAGTTCAGTAAATGTGACACATGATACTGAACCTGATAATAGCGTTTCAACAGAATCGAATAGTGGCTGTGTCCTTGACAGTGATGTCATTTCTTTGAGACCACcggaaaagaagaaaattgatttcaaaaataaattgtatttgGCACCATTAACCACTGTAAGCTACTTAAATTTCTTACAACATTGTAAAAACAgcatatagtttggcactctgaaggttaactttatatttttcgacacgagctttcacaagcataagcttgcttcttcaggtgttcTGTGAAaagtgttaattttttatgttcttttttcagagtacacctgaagaagcaagcttatgcttgcgaaagctcgtgtcaaaaaatataaagttaaacttcagagtgccaaaatatatcttgttttattttactttaaaatctGGTTAACACTTTTCAGACAACATTAAAACATAttgtttttgtgaagtttGTTCGTTGCCACCAGCATGTTTGCCATTTTGTAAGTATTATGAAAAATTCTGACGTCATTTAGTGCCTGGATATGGCTGCTCTGCCCCACCTTATTTACGCCTCTGCATTTAATGTcttcatttaaaattgtttttaaactaatatttaacaataataacatttatatagCATCTGAAAGTATAAAACAACAAGTACAGAGCTACTGTAAGCTATAACAGCATATACAATAACggtataaaattaaaatatattagAACAGtataatattttcaaagtactCATCAATTTCacataattttgaaaagctGGGCCAAAAATTGAGCTTTTGCTAATAAAGTGGGCGAAGGCCAGCCGTTCAAGCCACAAAATACcacataataattaatcacaaaatttgacgagtctgataaaaaaatttgcctaGAAGATAAAGTAACTTTTGGAGGTCTGAATGTGGTACCATTTGTCCTTTAAAAGGTTTTGCAAGTCCTTTTTTTATATCCAGATTGGTgacattttaagcaaaatacaGACAATCCCCTACTAGTGGTAACAGTTTAATGCAGTAGTGCAATTCGTTTATCAGAATATAACTCTGTTTTACTTTGTATGGACAGTGTGGGAATTTACCGTTTCGTGTCACGTGCAAAAGACTTGGAGCAGATATAACATGTGGTGAAATGGCTGTAGCCACAAATCTTTTGCAAGCAAATATCTCAGAATGGGCACTGATGAAGCGTCATCCAAGTGAAGATATATTTGGTGTGCAAGTTAGTACACTCCTACTTAGATTGTTCTAGCAATTATAGGGAGTATTTACTATGTCTCgtgtgcttttgtttttttgcttttgtattGTATGGCTATTAAGAAAATGTTCTGCATGAACATAAAACTATTTAATTATGGTCTAGTTATGTGGTGCTTTTCCGGACACAATGGCAAGATGTGCAGAACTACTGAACAAAACCTGTGATATTGACTTCATTGATATTAACTTGGGCTGTCCAATTGATTTGATTTATAAAAAGGTAACACCACTTGAATGTGTGATGGATAGGAAAGAATTCAGTGATCAAAGAAGTCTccaaatggaaaaaaattctGCCATCAAATAATTCATGGCTTGTGTGCTTTGTTTATTAAGGGTGCGGGGTCAGCCTTAATGAGGCGAAGCAAAAAACTGTTTGATATCACAACCTGCATGGAGGCGGTACTTGATATTCCATTGACATGCAAGTTGCGCACCGGGATAGAAACAGGGAAAAATAATGCACATTCTATCTTGCCTATAATTCGTGATTGTAATGTTGCATTGGCAACGGTAAGTTGTATCTATGTATGTTAGGACCATATAGGACAATTTAAGTTTAAGTAACATTAAGTACAAATGTTATCCACTTGAgtaatattaatatattaaaACAGTTATCTTGATGGTTAATCAAGAACTACATGAAATCCCCACCCAAGTTCAAAAGAATAGTTAACTAAAGTTGTGAAATTAattgttatcaaaaaacagGCTTTAAGATGTTACCTGTTTTTTACCTGTAAGTATTGTATGTGAAATTGTAAATGGTAATTTAAACTGGTTCACTTGTAAATGTTCCAAGTAGATGATGTTTTTTGCTATGTTCCATACTTAGCTAAGACGTTGATGACATAATTATTGACAGTACAAGGATGACCTGACTCCTATTACTACAGAAATATTTATACTTGAGCGATATATTCTTCAGGTGCATGGCAGATCTCGTGAAGCAAGATACACTAGGGTAGCAGATTGGAATTACATTGATAAATGTGCCCAGGCTGCTGACCCCATGCCTGTGTTTGGTAACGGTGATGTTCTTTCTTACCACGATTATTATTCAGCTCTTGACAACACTTCTGTTGCGGGTATTATGATAGCAAGGTAATATTTCAGCTTTTGCATTGTCATCCAAATGTTATTTCATTGGATGtcaacttttgaaaatttggtCTGGTTGGTATGTTGATTGTTCATTTTTGTCACTTTTGTTTAAAGAGGCGCGCTTATAAAGCCATGGATTTTTACGGAGATAAAGGAACGAAGAGATTGGGATATATCAAGTTCTGAAAGACTTGATTTGcttaaaaactttgtgaatGAGGGCCTTATGCATTGGGGATCAGACACAAGAGGCATTGCCACTACGAGGAGGTTTTTGTTAGAATGGTGCTCCTTCTTGCATAGGTTTGTGTGCTATTATGATGTGGCTTTACTACGTTTCCAAATCTACCTGCATTATAGTTGGAAAAGCAAAGGCTGGGTGCTGAAAGCAGATCTCTATTTTAACCCCAACCACGCCATAACTACAGTAATCCAAAATCTCAACATAACCCAAAATATCTTAACTATTGTCAAGTTTTAGCAATACTGTCTCAATTGTAATGATATTATTTCAGTGGAGGCTTAAGGACGTACCTGCGTTGCTCACAACCTTAATCATCACGCTGGTTTTCTTTAGGTACATACCTGTTGGTTTGTTAGAACATGCGCCACAAAGAATCAACGAACGGCCTCCATATTATTTTGGTAGAGACGACCTGGAAACGCTGATGGCTAGTCCTAATTGCAACGACTGGGTTAAGATTAGGTGTTTATGAATTCATCATTTATCATTATATAAAGTTATAGTGTTAAGCCTGGTTCTTCTAGAAGTCCGTTCGTGAAGAAGTCCAATTACGAAATTTTGATAGTAAAACTGGTAGTATGTATTATTCGTTGTTGTTTTCAGGATATTACTTAAccgattttttttattttcagcgaAATGTTACTGGGAAAAGTTccagaaaattttgaatttcttcCTAAACACAAGGCTAATGCGTATAAGTAATAATATTGCTATGGCGTGCTGTGTTGGAAAATAAATCATTGACGTGTGCAGGGTGTAAGGAAGTGAGCACTTACGAAACTAAATATGTGGTGCAACGTGCAAGGCCGAATTACCCGCGTGTTTACCAAGGAAAATATGATGgtttataaaacaataacagGGTTCATAACGTTTGTGCTATCTTAGACCTATAAAATTCATgacaatcaatcattttttgttgtcgTTCCCACAACGCTTATGAcgaaaaataagaaattgattgattaaatggttacaataacaaaatagATGAAAATCTTTTTCCCTCTCAGACATTTTATGCTAGGGAAAGTGTAGGACCGAAATGACAAGaaagtgaagatactgcttcCAGACAAAAAAAGCTATTTTAGCTGTTTTAAGTAGAAATAGTTAGTGTATTTAAAGtattattttttgatattgtCCAAAGATTAGGTTGTAGTAATTTTACAGTAGAAACGTAAGCACAGACCAATGTGTTTAGCTCCCACTACTCGCTTAACGAAAGTTATTAGTTAATTATCAACTTCTTTGTATTAAGTGGAGGCATATGTGACGATATATACGGCACTGTCCCTTTCGGTTCTTCGTAGATAGGCCTATTCCATATATACAACACATGgaaatttaattgttaaaaGTAAATCGTGTAGCGTAAAGCGCCACATCCTGCAGTTTATAGACTTTCCAACAGTAGGCCTTCAACCTGCAGAAACAAACTTTGTCATCTCATATAGCTTAGCATAAACATTATGCTTCCTGTATCAGTGACGAGATAAAGATGTAACTTATAAGCTAATCTCTTAGCGACGAAACTGTATAGAATTCAAGATGGAATTTTGAtagtttaaatataaaaaaaaactatttaatgGGCATATTCATAGCCTAACAGTAGCCTATGTATTATATTTTACTGCCAGCGATTTAgacttaatttaatttttttagtagcctataggcctatgctACAATATAAATCcgtaaatttattaaattaatgCACAACTTAAACTTAATAAAATGCCTTTTAATCTTCATGTATGAATATAAACGTAAGTCCATCGCACAATTACAGTAGCCTAAATAAGCGCGGTCTACAACCGTAAATTGTTGCACTTGACCGACAATGAACGAATTTCAAACCAAAGAAAGTTTCAtattgataattaatatatGCAATAACGCATAATTGAAGAACAAAGATAATTTTGAAGAAGCTGTTGTGATCTCGGCAGCAGTGTTAGCGTCCATTTAGTATACCATAAACATTTCTTTAATATCTTATAAATAATACTTAAACCTAAAGCACTTACAAAAATACAGGTTATATTTGACgcatttaattttaacagAGCCTAGGCTTTTGTAAATGAAGTATCTCGTATCAGACAgaatttttgatgtttaaatACAGAGAAATGATTCCGTTGTTTTTTGgccataaattttaaatataacaGAATATATTATAATGTAGAAAATATGAGTTTTGTGCATACTAAAGCCCGTTTACAAAAGTAGTGTTCGTACAATACAGTTTTAGATGTTctaaaaatctaaaataatTGCAAGCAAATCTCGgtgaataaaaatatttgtatacCTGTTATCGTTCAcgtaagtaggcctatacaacCCCAAAATCTTGTAAAAGTGATGAGGTTGCATAAACAAGaaggttttattttcagaCATTAATTTTTCATAGACCCTTTATTTATAAGGCACTGTTTTATTTGTAAGATTTGTTTTACAACAAAccagtaaacaataaacacgCAATGGAATGTATAATAATAGTTCAATTGTCCTTAGGTTTTCATAATAGTATCAAATTTCATGGCATCGGCCGTTTCTTGGGTGATATAAGATTACTATCCTATGGGGACGTCTGTCAGGTAATAGCtgctaaaaaattttattggcaTATGTTTCTACCTTTTGaagcaaaagttttgaaaGCGGAAAGAATATAATTTTCGATGTTCATATTTAGTAGCAAAGGATAATAGCTCTTCAAGGTTTGTAGTTACAAGataattcatttaaaatttcataatgTAGACGTTTTACGATGACATAAACTTGGAGTTCATGTCAGTCTTTGTGTCGTGTAAACATTCAAGATGATTCCAACGTATTCACCTGTCCCAGATGTAAACCCTGTGAGTTGAGGTTTGCTATATGAACGAGACAGAGAaaaatgtaggcctatgtataCTGATTAATAGCCTACCTGCAACTAACGTTGCTGCGGATAGTAGACTAGTTTTTGCCTGTGTCAATTACGCTGAATTTGTCGGTTACTTACCAGTCATACAGTGCAACAAATCTCGTGTAGATTTCTAGATCACAGTTTACAGACAAATAAACGGTTTAATTGTAGGCCTGTGTTGTTGCAGAACGTGAATATGCAGCATTCCCCAATTCTGCCGCCATTTACTCCCCACTCAAGGATCCGAGCAGCTATGCAAAGCAGGCCTGGTGCTAGCCCATGGCAGGCTACGTAacttgcatttttaattttgtgttaaaaattaGAATAATTATTTTGGACAATTGATCTATCGGTAACCTGTCATTTACTTATATGCAAACTTGTTcctaaatttaaaacagctgTTCGTTCTATTAGGCGTGGAACTGAACGCTTTCCGCCTCTAGCAAGAACGGCAGACAATTGGAGGCACACTATAGATGATCAATATCTTGAATCAATGACGGTTTGAGCATTGGATGACTTGGTACCTTACCGGTTTACATTTACTTCAACcatattaaatttttcaaactacAGCTACTTTCACCTGTCATACACACCGAACAAAACAAGAGCTTCCAGTCAGCTACGATATTAAGATCTGTACCTATAATGCGTCGACATCTTGACACATTCGGTGGAAGAACTTTTTCCCTtcctgcaaaaacaaaacctgtTCCTTTCCATACTGGACGGTTTATTGTAAGCTTGGGAAGTTTCTtagtataaacatttttaatagtttttaaatttccaaCATATATTATTCCTGTAGTACGATCCACAAAATCGACCCGTATTTTTGGAAGAATTAACGCAAAATCAAAGACTGCAGGCCGAGGTTGCAATGGTAGAGAAAGTCAGAGGCTTAAAGCGAAAACGGGAAGCTTTAGAACATCGGTAAGTTCGTGTATGTATCCGTGCACTTAAGAATCTTATTATCGCTCTAAACCTGGCCACAAAATAAAGACCCAGTCCTTGGGCtggtgttttaaattaatcatCCTCGTTCACATAATGCAGCATGACGTTAACGTTTCCTTTTGTTGATATTAATGTAAATTAGCGATatatttttggcaataacaGTTTAACCACAACATGTTATTATAAATCCTTTCCCCAGCATACTTACGGGCAAatattctttgatttaaggccaattttttttggacttgccctcACATTAACATGTTTGAGTTCGGTGACCGTGCTTATCTTCCAACGTTGTAGCGCCACTGTAATTTACTCcctgcacgttttaagccgaGCTCAGGGCATTGACCCCTTCTCTCATTcgttgattgtttgtgagcgTATTTCTTTTTCGACCAGTCTACAACAAGGTTGGCACCATAATTTTCGCTCTCCACAGTCAATGGCgaataataaacaatacaataaaagtCATACTTCTTTTCTGCAAAATACTGATAGCCcaaaacattaacaaaatattgtaaaatatttctataTATAGCCAAATAAGTTAGGAAAAACTGCATGGGGCTAAACATCACAGGTGCTGGATGCGAGAAGTGCTATATTTTAAACGGTTCCATAGTGATTGTATCCACGGAATTGCACCCACAACGGATGGCAAACGTTCAGGGTTTGGGTCTGCTTCAAACAAGTACACTAATACATAAGGAAATACGTGCGTACGTACAGAACTGTTTATAATAGGCCTAGAACCGTATGGCTGGGTAATGCTGGTGCGCTAAAATATAAAGAAGGGCATTATTGGGCCGTGCTTCATCACAAATACCCTTTTGGGAGACATTGGCGTTTCACATCTTTATTCCATTTATTTCATCGCATTTTGTTATGTGCGATTACTTATCCGTTAAATGATCTAGATTTtagaaaaacatatttatcTTAACAGGTAGGTTACACGCATAGATATAAGCTCTATAACGTTAATATATTATGTTTATGCTATATCTATGGTTACGCGAAATCTAAATCGTTTTATATGGCGTTACAAAATCGTTTTATACggtgtttcaaaattgtacaacATTAATTGCCAACTGTTGTTTTACGTATGAATGATAGAATGCATTTCATGATTTGGACATTTTGGACGAAATGGTCAAAGGCGGAAAGTAGGCAAATTCCATTACAGGTCGCTCCTTCGGTGTTCGTTTTTCTCATTTATTTTGATAAAGGTGAAGGGAAATAAATAGCCCATTGCCTCTTTCCCCGGGCACTGAAAACCCTAGGTACGCCTCTGATTCTGTGCGTGTGCGATTTAGTATTGGCTCAACCCCTTATGAATGCAATTCCGTGAGGGTGCAATTCTGTGTGGGCGCAATTACGTTGGGTGCAATCCCGTGTCGGCGCATTGCCGTAGCCACCATTTTAAACACCGGTTGTCGCATAataagaaacttttttttgcGAAAGTGTCGTTACTGTGACATTTTATATAGGCTAATTGTACGATTATAAGTTTAGTTTGGGCTATAGATTGGGACTATATTTCAACACTTGTACTCAGCCACATAAAAAAGATGTTTCGCCAAGAGCAGAACGTGCAGTTGTATATGGAAAAATACAGCATTAAGATCATTGCAAGCACTTTTTTGGGCATAAACGCAAAAGGTTAACACACTGTTGCAAGAAATTATGATTGAAGATAATTGCTAGCAGTTCACCATATTCTATTTCgaaatttcataaaaagaaTGCCGATTAACCATAAACGGATGCGACTGTCGAAGGTGGCTTAGTTTTCCTTAGGTGTGTGACAACCAAAACGGCGGCAGAGTAGATTTTCACCcacaaacttttgaaattttcaaatctTCGTGAACCATTAAAACGGCTGAAACCATGCCAAAAGTGTGAGTTTTAAGTCGGCAGAAGgtcttattttttaaatatctaTCAAAAAGCTTATAACATTTGAATTAGCCTATACTACAGCTACTAATTTACATAAACATTGAAAATGGGATATCCAT includes the following:
- the LOC143460498 gene encoding tRNA-dihydrouridine(47) synthase [NAD(P)(+)]-like — its product is MSNYKSFIPESGDGNAYIKREFVLAKKGGNERKNVTGEILSVESENINATKLESKHTKARGQNKRRPRPQKEKLEEKLCPSKITDEGTCTFGDKCKYLHDISDYMKIKPSDLGEDCFSYRKYGFCNYSYACRFAGDHVEYNPENGYSNVVDEDMKSTQYVPVKNVLSRDLQLSLRKRKVGFNRTETALKGISLKQEKRRKCAKDESNDIDNDDQKTGTLSSVNVTHDTEPDNSVSTESNSGCVLDSDVISLRPPEKKKIDFKNKLYLAPLTTCGNLPFRVTCKRLGADITCGEMAVATNLLQANISEWALMKRHPSEDIFGVQLCGAFPDTMARCAELLNKTCDIDFIDINLGCPIDLIYKKGAGSALMRRSKKLFDITTCMEAVLDIPLTCKLRTGIETGKNNAHSILPIIRDCNVALATVHGRSREARYTRVADWNYIDKCAQAADPMPVFGNGDVLSYHDYYSALDNTSVAGIMIARGALIKPWIFTEIKERRDWDISSSERLDLLKNFVNEGLMHWGSDTRGIATTRRFLLEWCSFLHRYIPVGLLEHAPQRINERPPYYFGRDDLETLMASPNCNDWVKISEMLLGKVPENFEFLPKHKANAYK